Proteins from a single region of Hevea brasiliensis isolate MT/VB/25A 57/8 unplaced genomic scaffold, ASM3005281v1 Scaf4, whole genome shotgun sequence:
- the LOC131177312 gene encoding putative pentatricopeptide repeat-containing protein At1g12700, mitochondrial isoform X1, translating to MIVTAKLRLMKTMCFASAFRSFRFPLLRELGMGNFQSPTLLFTCSFHSSSRATSAHTHKDASLISKFNSASFRDVDDALASFNHIILMHPLPSIVEFGRFLSALVRMKQYQTVICLSRTIESLGISHNFYSLAILINCFCRLHLVDFGFSIFGKILKFGLEADIVTFNTLINGLCVEGKINRAVDFFNDMVAGGYQPNVCTYTVIVSGLCKFGKTNVAIWLLKEMIERGCEPNAVTYTAIIDALCKDKLVAEAVSLFSQMRDKRISPDVITYTCLIHGLCNLGKWNQARALLKEMVGHNISPNIFTFNILIDSLCKEGLVSNAQSIIKIMIQSGVEPNAVSYNSLMDGYCLRSQLDEAIKIFDLMVHNGIVDAFSYNILINGYCKSKRIDEAMQLFDEMPQKGFLPDTVTYTTLIQGLWNAGKARTALVLFNNMCSHGQQPDIITFSTLLEGLCKQGDLDEALTLFKEMEKSQLKPNHVSYTILIDGMCKAGKLHDAKEFFSRLFEKGLQPNVYTYGIIIKGLCIEGLLVEAYKVFRGMKDGGCSPNGCCYNVIIQGFLRHGDVPKASQLIEEMVGKGFTADATTAKLVMHLLPNDDLILRKLQNQTEGSKGVNVK from the coding sequence ATGATTGTAACGGCGAAGCTAAGATTGATGAAAACCATGTGTTTTGCTTCAGCTTTCAGGAGCTTCCGCTTTCCATTGCTAAGGGAATTGGGAATGGGTAACTTTCAATCTCCAACCCTATTATTTACTTGTTCTTTCCATTCTTCTTCGAGAGCAACTTCCGCTCACACACATAAAGATGCAAGCTTGATATCTAAATTCAATTCTGCTTCTTTTAGGGACGTTGATGATGCCCTAGCTTCCTTTAATCACATCATTCTTATGCATCCTCTGCCTTCTATTGTTGAATTTGGTCGATTTTTATCTGCTCTTGTCAGAATGAAACAATACCAAACGGTCATTTGCTTGTCCAGAACAATTGAGTCGCTAGGAATCTCACACAATTTTTATTCTCTTGCCATCTTGATTAATTGCTTCTGCCGCTTACATCTAGTGGATTTCGGGTTCTCAATTTTCGGAAAAATACTCAAATTTGGATTGGAGGCCGACATTGTGACATTTAACACCTTAATTAACGGCCTCTGTGTAGAGGGTAAAATCAATAGAGCAGTAGACTTTTTCAATGACATGGTTGCAGGAGGTTACCAACCTAATGTTTGTACTTACACTGTGATAGTAAGTGGTCTTTGTAAATTTGGGAAAACAAATGTGGCTATTTGGTTGCTAAAAGAAATGATTGAGAGAGGTTGTGAGCCAAATGCTGTGACTTACACTGCAATTATCGATGCCCTTTGCAAGGATAAGCTAGTTGCTGAGGCTGTAAGCCTCTTCTCTCAAATGAGGGATAAGCGCATTTCGCCTGATGTTATCACTTACACCTGCTTAATTCATGGTCTTTGCAATTTAGGCAAATGGAATCAAGCTCGAGCCTTGTTGAAAGAAATGGTGGGGCATAACATATCACCAAACATTTTTACCTTCAATATATTGATTGACTCTCTTTGTAAGGAGGGACTGGTTTCAAATGCTCAAAGTATAATCAAGATAATGATTCAATCAGGTGTGGAGCCTAATGCTGTCAGTTACAATTCACTGATGGACGGATATTGTTTGCGTAGCCAATTGGATGAAGCTATAAAAATTTTTGATTTGATGGTACACAATGGAATAGTTGATGCTTTTAGCTACAACATCTTGATTAATGGATATTGCAAGAGCAAAAGGATAGATGAAGCAATGCAACTTTTTGATGAAATGCCTCAAAAAGGTTTTCTTCCTGACACTGTTACTTATACTACTCTTATACAAGGCTTGTGGAATGCAGGGAAGGCCAGGACTGCACTCGTTCTTTTCAACAACATGTGTTCTCATGGTCAGCAGCCAGATATAATAACTTTCTCAACTTTGCTTGAGGGCTTGTGCAAACAGGGGGATCTTGATGAGGCACTTACATTATTTAAAGAAATGGAAAAGAGTCAATTGAAGCCTAATCATGTGAGTTATACCATTTTGATTGATGGCATGTGCAAAGCTGGGAAGCTTCATGATGCTAAGGAATTTTTTTCTAGGCTTTTTGAAAAAGGCTTGCAGCCTAATGTTTATACATATGGTATAATAATTAAAGGCCTTTGCATAGAGGGATTGCTAGTTGAAGCATACAAGGTGTTTAGAGGAATGAAAGATGGTGGATGTTCACCGAATGGTTGCTGTTATAATGTAATTATTCAAGGATTTCTCAGACATGGAGATGTACCAAAAGCATCACAACTTATTGAAGAAATGGTTGGTAAGGGATTCACTGCAGATGCCACGACCGCCAAATTGGTAATGCATTTATTGCCCAATGACGATCTCATTCTTAGAAAACTGCAAAATCAGACTGAAGGTTCTAAAGGTGTAAATGTGAAGTGA
- the LOC110651216 gene encoding pentatricopeptide repeat-containing protein At3g22470, mitochondrial-like, producing the protein MIQAGVEPDAVSYNSLMDGYCLPSQLDEAIQIFDLMVHNGIVDAFSYNILINGYCNSKRIDEATQLFDEMPQKGFLPDTITYTALIQGLWNAGKPGIAHFLFKNMFSHGNQPDITTFSTFLDGLCKQGNIGEELMLFKAMEQSLLKLGHMCYNILINGLCRAGKLKDAKEFFSRLFEKGLQPDVYTYGTIFKGLCKEELLDEAYKVFRGMEDGGCSPNGCCYNVIIQGFLRLGDVPKASQLIEEMVGKGFSADTTTTKLR; encoded by the coding sequence ATGATTCAAGCAGGTGTGGAGCCTGATGCTGTCAGTTACAATTCACTAATGGACGGATATTGTCTGCCTAGCCAATTGGATGAAGCTATACAAATTTTTGATTTGATGGTACACAATGGAATAGTTGATGCTTTTAGCTACAACATCTTGATTAATGGATACTGCAACAGCAAAAGGATAGATGAAGCAACGCAACTTTTTGATGAAATGCCTCAAAAAGGTTTTCTTCCTGACACTATTACTTATACTGCTCTTATACAAGGCTTGTGGAATGCAGGGAAGCCCGGGATTGCACACTTTCTTTTCAAGAACATGTTTTCTCATGGTAATCAGCCAGATATAACAACTTTCTCTACTTTTCTTGATGGCTTGTGCAAACAGGGGAATATTGGTGAGGAACTCATGCTATTTAAAGCGATGGAACAAAGTCTGTTGAAGCTTGGTCACATGTGCTATAacattttgataaatggtttgtgCAGAGCTGGGAAGCTTAAGGATGCCAAGGAATTTTTTTCTAGGCTTTTTGAAAAAGGCTTGCAGCCTGATGTTTATACATATGGTACAATATTTAAAGGACTTTGCAAAGAGGAATTGCTAGATGAAGCATACAAGGTGTTTAGAGGGATGGAAGATGGTGGATGTTCACCAAATGGTTGCTGTTATAATGTGATTATTCAAGGGTTTCTCAGGCTTGGAGATGTACCAAAAGCATCACAACTTATTGAAGAAATGGTTGGCAAGGGATTTTCTGCAGATACAACTACCACTAAATTG
- the LOC131177312 gene encoding putative pentatricopeptide repeat-containing protein At1g12700, mitochondrial isoform X2 — protein sequence MHPLPSIVEFGRFLSALVRMKQYQTVICLSRTIESLGISHNFYSLAILINCFCRLHLVDFGFSIFGKILKFGLEADIVTFNTLINGLCVEGKINRAVDFFNDMVAGGYQPNVCTYTVIVSGLCKFGKTNVAIWLLKEMIERGCEPNAVTYTAIIDALCKDKLVAEAVSLFSQMRDKRISPDVITYTCLIHGLCNLGKWNQARALLKEMVGHNISPNIFTFNILIDSLCKEGLVSNAQSIIKIMIQSGVEPNAVSYNSLMDGYCLRSQLDEAIKIFDLMVHNGIVDAFSYNILINGYCKSKRIDEAMQLFDEMPQKGFLPDTVTYTTLIQGLWNAGKARTALVLFNNMCSHGQQPDIITFSTLLEGLCKQGDLDEALTLFKEMEKSQLKPNHVSYTILIDGMCKAGKLHDAKEFFSRLFEKGLQPNVYTYGIIIKGLCIEGLLVEAYKVFRGMKDGGCSPNGCCYNVIIQGFLRHGDVPKASQLIEEMVGKGFTADATTAKLVMHLLPNDDLILRKLQNQTEGSKGVNVK from the coding sequence ATGCATCCTCTGCCTTCTATTGTTGAATTTGGTCGATTTTTATCTGCTCTTGTCAGAATGAAACAATACCAAACGGTCATTTGCTTGTCCAGAACAATTGAGTCGCTAGGAATCTCACACAATTTTTATTCTCTTGCCATCTTGATTAATTGCTTCTGCCGCTTACATCTAGTGGATTTCGGGTTCTCAATTTTCGGAAAAATACTCAAATTTGGATTGGAGGCCGACATTGTGACATTTAACACCTTAATTAACGGCCTCTGTGTAGAGGGTAAAATCAATAGAGCAGTAGACTTTTTCAATGACATGGTTGCAGGAGGTTACCAACCTAATGTTTGTACTTACACTGTGATAGTAAGTGGTCTTTGTAAATTTGGGAAAACAAATGTGGCTATTTGGTTGCTAAAAGAAATGATTGAGAGAGGTTGTGAGCCAAATGCTGTGACTTACACTGCAATTATCGATGCCCTTTGCAAGGATAAGCTAGTTGCTGAGGCTGTAAGCCTCTTCTCTCAAATGAGGGATAAGCGCATTTCGCCTGATGTTATCACTTACACCTGCTTAATTCATGGTCTTTGCAATTTAGGCAAATGGAATCAAGCTCGAGCCTTGTTGAAAGAAATGGTGGGGCATAACATATCACCAAACATTTTTACCTTCAATATATTGATTGACTCTCTTTGTAAGGAGGGACTGGTTTCAAATGCTCAAAGTATAATCAAGATAATGATTCAATCAGGTGTGGAGCCTAATGCTGTCAGTTACAATTCACTGATGGACGGATATTGTTTGCGTAGCCAATTGGATGAAGCTATAAAAATTTTTGATTTGATGGTACACAATGGAATAGTTGATGCTTTTAGCTACAACATCTTGATTAATGGATATTGCAAGAGCAAAAGGATAGATGAAGCAATGCAACTTTTTGATGAAATGCCTCAAAAAGGTTTTCTTCCTGACACTGTTACTTATACTACTCTTATACAAGGCTTGTGGAATGCAGGGAAGGCCAGGACTGCACTCGTTCTTTTCAACAACATGTGTTCTCATGGTCAGCAGCCAGATATAATAACTTTCTCAACTTTGCTTGAGGGCTTGTGCAAACAGGGGGATCTTGATGAGGCACTTACATTATTTAAAGAAATGGAAAAGAGTCAATTGAAGCCTAATCATGTGAGTTATACCATTTTGATTGATGGCATGTGCAAAGCTGGGAAGCTTCATGATGCTAAGGAATTTTTTTCTAGGCTTTTTGAAAAAGGCTTGCAGCCTAATGTTTATACATATGGTATAATAATTAAAGGCCTTTGCATAGAGGGATTGCTAGTTGAAGCATACAAGGTGTTTAGAGGAATGAAAGATGGTGGATGTTCACCGAATGGTTGCTGTTATAATGTAATTATTCAAGGATTTCTCAGACATGGAGATGTACCAAAAGCATCACAACTTATTGAAGAAATGGTTGGTAAGGGATTCACTGCAGATGCCACGACCGCCAAATTGGTAATGCATTTATTGCCCAATGACGATCTCATTCTTAGAAAACTGCAAAATCAGACTGAAGGTTCTAAAGGTGTAAATGTGAAGTGA